The sequence below is a genomic window from Desulfovibrio sp. Fe33.
AGGTGGCCTTGGACGAATTCTTCTCCGAAACGGAGACCTCCACCAGGGAGACGTTCTCGGGCAGGGTGCCCTTGAGGTTCCGGTAGATGAACATGGCCAGGTTCTCGGAGGAGGGGTTGATCTCGGTGAAGCACTCAACCTCGTTGAGATGCTTGTGGTCGAGTTTTTCCAGCACGGCTTTGGTGCGCTGCTTCAACTCCTTGAAGTCCACGAGGTACTGGACCTTGGGGTCCAGGGTGTCGCCCTCGACCACCACTTCCACACCGAAGTTGTGGCCGTGCATGTTCTCGCACTTGCCGCAGTAGTTGCGCAGTTGGTGCGAGGCCGAGAATTCCTGGGTGATGGTCAATTTCCATTTGCCGGGCATTATCTGGACTCCTTGTATTCGTGCGGCCTCATGCGTCCGTCGCGGAAAGCTTCGGCCGGGTATTTCCGCTCGTTGGTCTCGCATTTTTCGTGGGCGGCCGCAACCAGGTCGATACCCATTTCGTCGGCCAGCCTGACCAAATATATCAGCACGTCGGCCATTTCCTCGGCAACGGCCTTTTTATGCCCGTCGTCCATGGCGCGGCTCTCCTCGGGGGTGAGCCACTGGAACAGTTCGTTCAGTTCCCCGACCTCGCCGGTCAGGGCCATGACAAGGTTCTTGGGCGTCTGGTGCTTCTGCCAATTGCGTTCTTCCACGAACCGGCGATGTCGTTCGTTGAGTGCGTCGAGTGAATCGTTCATGGCGCATGGTTGCCAGCGCGGCGGGGTTTGTCAACAAACAAAAAACGGCCCCGCCTGGGCGGGGCCGCGATGGTTCGTAAGCCGTGACGTTTCGTCTAGCGGCGGAAGCGCCGGAAGATGGCCAGACCGGCGAGTCCGAGGCCCATGAACAGCCAGGTGGCCGGCTCGGGCACCGGGGGAGTCTGTCCGGCGGTGCCGGGCATGATGTACGCCTGTTCGTAGCCGCTGTTGAGCGAGCTCATGTTGATGTCGATGGAGATCATGTCGTACGGGCTGTTTTCGCCGTTCCAGGCGAACAGGAAGTCGTTCAGCCCGGGAGCGATGACCGCGTATGCCGCGCGGTCGGAACCGAGGTTGTGCGCGAAGGGGCCATATTCCACGTCGGCCGAGTCGCAGGAAACCGGGCTCATCGCGGCGTCCAGGCAGACGTCGCCGCCGGAAAGGACGTAGTCCGTACCCGCCGTGGGCAGGTTGTCAGGCAGCGCCGGGACGTATCCCGCTCCGTGGGCTTCATACGCATAGGGGTCGCCGCCGTACACGCCGGTACCGTCGCCGTTGGTGCTGGTCAGTTCGAAGAAGATGGACTCGGCCGAGTCGTCGGAAGAGCTCCAAATCTCGATCTGGGCCCAAACCCAGAGGTCCTGCTGGGGGACGCCGTCAACGACGTTGTCGGACTGGTTGTTGTTGAAGAAGAAGATGGGGGCCTGCCCGCCGAGGTAGGAAACCAGGCTGGCGATGCTCGCATCCCAGGTGCCTTCACGGTCGTTTTCAATGTCCGGCTGCGGGTCGGTGACGGTGCCGGTGCCGAACGTGGGGCTCCCGCTCGCGCCGCTCGGAGTCTCGTACGCATTGTCCATGCCCGGGAAGTTCTCGTTGACGGGGTTCCCGG
It includes:
- a CDS encoding PEP-CTERM sorting domain-containing protein, with protein sequence MKRFVLTLLFISGIFVATQTEKAEALNLPPADSGYAMTYGNFYSYSLPILKEFLGDDYDVQSSVGQIKDTIVIATGASGNPVNENFPGMDNAYETPSGASGSPTFGTGTVTDPQPDIENDREGTWDASIASLVSYLGGQAPIFFFNNNQSDNVVDGVPQQDLWVWAQIEIWSSSDDSAESIFFELTSTNGDGTGVYGGDPYAYEAHGAGYVPALPDNLPTAGTDYVLSGGDVCLDAAMSPVSCDSADVEYGPFAHNLGSDRAAYAVIAPGLNDFLFAWNGENSPYDMISIDINMSSLNSGYEQAYIMPGTAGQTPPVPEPATWLFMGLGLAGLAIFRRFRR
- the queD gene encoding 6-carboxytetrahydropterin synthase QueD, coding for MPGKWKLTITQEFSASHQLRNYCGKCENMHGHNFGVEVVVEGDTLDPKVQYLVDFKELKQRTKAVLEKLDHKHLNEVECFTEINPSSENLAMFIYRNLKGTLPENVSLVEVSVSEKNSSKATYWEE
- a CDS encoding nucleotide pyrophosphohydrolase, with amino-acid sequence MNDSLDALNERHRRFVEERNWQKHQTPKNLVMALTGEVGELNELFQWLTPEESRAMDDGHKKAVAEEMADVLIYLVRLADEMGIDLVAAAHEKCETNERKYPAEAFRDGRMRPHEYKESR